One genomic region from Blastococcus sp. Marseille-P5729 encodes:
- a CDS encoding acyl-CoA dehydrogenase family protein: MAREFTRREVLPVANELDPVADEILMPPPRITCFLMPKELGTLPDGVTGIRSGGSATRLEDRAARLRGRPPRTRHGCGRGGQGLRGRWAGYTTDFAVERYWRDARLTKICEGTSQIQQRIISDSLQGR; the protein is encoded by the coding sequence ATGGCGCGCGAGTTCACCCGCAGGGAGGTTCTGCCGGTCGCGAACGAGCTCGACCCGGTCGCCGACGAGATCCTGATGCCGCCCCCTCGGATCACCTGCTTCCTGATGCCGAAGGAGCTCGGCACCTTGCCGGACGGCGTCACCGGCATCCGTAGCGGGGGATCAGCTACCCGGCTGGAAGACCGTGCAGCTCGCCTTCGAGGACGCCCGCCTCGAACCCGGCATGGTTGTGGGCGAGGAGGGCAAGGGCTCCGCGGTCGATGGGCCGGGTACACCACCGACTTCGCGGTCGAGCGCTACTGGCGCGACGCCCGGTTGACCAAGATCTGCGAGGGAACCTCGCAGATCCAGCAGCGGATCATCTCCGACTCCCTGCAGGGCCGCTGA
- the leuA gene encoding 2-isopropylmalate synthase has product MSITTRFTNPQRPSGMPISKYQPFTPIDLPDRTWPGNVIDKAPIWCAVDLRDGNQALIDPMDTPRKLRMFELLVKMGYKEIEVGFPAASQTDYDFIRRIIDEDRIPDDVTIQVLTQARDELIERTFQAVQGAPQAIVHLYNSTSTLQRRVVFGLDRPGIIDIALNGAQQCLKHREGMGDTKIRFEYSPESYTGTELDFAAEICNKVMDVWEPTPDWPVIINLPATVEMATPNVYADSIEWMGRNLNNRDSVILSLHPHNDRGEAVAAAELGYLAGADRIEGCLFGSGERTGNVCLVTLGMNMFSQGIDPQIDFSDIDEVRRTAEYCNQLPVNERHPYGGDLVYTAFSGSHQDAIKKGFEWMNRDAAAADKTVDEIPWAVPYLPIDPKDVGRTYEAVIRVNSQSGKGGVAYIMKSEYQMEFPRRLQIEFSGVVQHHTDAEGGEVTPEAMWNIFEDEYLPSKGEHHWGRYALGSHRTESVGDGRDTVNVELIVDGDEVTVTGVGNGPVSAFCKALETIGTEVRVLDYAEHAMGAGSDTKAASYVECAIDDRILWGVGIDPNIVTSSFKAIVSALNRFERDKDQ; this is encoded by the coding sequence ATGAGCATCACCACCCGCTTCACCAACCCGCAGCGCCCTTCGGGGATGCCGATCTCGAAGTATCAGCCCTTCACCCCCATCGACCTGCCGGACCGGACCTGGCCGGGCAACGTCATCGACAAGGCCCCGATCTGGTGTGCCGTCGACCTGCGCGACGGCAACCAGGCGCTGATCGACCCGATGGACACCCCGCGCAAGCTGCGGATGTTCGAGCTGCTGGTCAAGATGGGCTACAAGGAGATCGAGGTCGGCTTCCCGGCCGCCTCGCAGACTGACTATGACTTCATCCGGCGGATCATCGACGAGGACCGGATCCCGGACGACGTCACGATCCAGGTGCTGACCCAGGCCCGCGACGAGCTGATCGAGCGCACCTTCCAGGCCGTGCAAGGCGCGCCGCAGGCGATCGTGCACCTCTACAACTCGACCTCGACCCTGCAGCGGCGCGTGGTGTTCGGCTTGGACCGGCCCGGCATCATCGACATCGCGCTGAACGGCGCCCAGCAGTGCCTCAAGCACCGCGAGGGCATGGGGGACACGAAGATCCGCTTCGAGTACTCCCCCGAGTCCTACACCGGCACCGAGCTGGACTTCGCCGCCGAGATCTGCAACAAGGTGATGGACGTCTGGGAGCCGACCCCCGACTGGCCGGTGATCATCAACCTGCCCGCGACCGTCGAGATGGCCACCCCCAACGTGTACGCCGACTCGATCGAGTGGATGGGGCGCAACCTGAACAACCGCGACTCGGTGATCCTGTCGCTGCACCCGCACAACGACCGCGGCGAGGCCGTCGCCGCGGCCGAGCTGGGCTACCTGGCCGGCGCCGACCGTATCGAAGGTTGCCTATTTGGCAGCGGTGAGCGCACCGGCAACGTGTGCCTGGTGACCCTGGGCATGAACATGTTCAGCCAGGGCATTGACCCACAGATCGACTTCTCCGACATCGACGAGGTCCGTCGTACGGCGGAGTACTGCAACCAGCTGCCGGTAAACGAGCGCCATCCATACGGCGGCGATCTGGTCTACACCGCCTTCTCCGGCTCCCACCAGGACGCCATCAAGAAGGGCTTCGAGTGGATGAACCGCGATGCGGCGGCAGCCGACAAGACCGTCGACGAGATCCCGTGGGCGGTGCCCTACCTGCCGATCGATCCGAAAGACGTCGGCCGCACGTACGAGGCGGTCATCCGGGTCAACTCGCAGTCCGGCAAGGGCGGCGTCGCCTACATCATGAAGTCCGAGTACCAGATGGAGTTCCCGCGGCGGCTGCAGATTGAGTTCTCCGGCGTTGTCCAGCACCACACCGACGCCGAGGGCGGTGAGGTCACGCCCGAGGCGATGTGGAACATCTTCGAGGACGAGTACCTGCCGAGCAAGGGCGAGCACCACTGGGGCCGATACGCGCTGGGCTCGCACCGTACCGAGTCCGTCGGCGACGGCCGCGACACCGTCAACGTCGAGCTGATCGTGGACGGCGACGAGGTCACGGTCACCGGCGTGGGCAACGGCCCGGTGTCGGCCTTCTGCAAGGCCCTGGAGACGATCGGCACCGAGGTGCGGGTGCTCGACTATGCAGAGCACGCGATGGGCGCGGGATCGGATACCAAGGCTGCGTCGTACGTCGAGTGCGCGATCGACGACCGCATCCTCTGGGGCGTGGGCATCGACCCGAACATCGTCACGTCGTCCTTCAAGGCGATCGTGTCGGCACTGAACCGCTTCGAGCGCGACAAGGACCAGTAG
- a CDS encoding helix-turn-helix domain-containing protein — translation MTSPLGEMIRKQRELASLTMRQLSTMAGISNPYLSQIETGVREPSKAVLRQIAISLGIDPDDLQPKEDGDVPDVRAAIDADDGLTAAQRRALKEVYSAMIAATEAKRKK, via the coding sequence ATGACCAGCCCGCTCGGCGAGATGATCCGCAAGCAGCGCGAGCTGGCCTCGCTCACGATGCGCCAGCTCTCGACGATGGCGGGCATCTCCAACCCCTACCTGTCGCAGATCGAGACTGGCGTCCGAGAGCCGTCGAAGGCCGTGCTGCGGCAGATCGCTATCTCTCTTGGGATCGACCCCGATGACCTGCAGCCCAAGGAGGACGGCGATGTGCCCGACGTACGCGCGGCCATCGATGCGGACGACGGCCTCACAGCCGCGCAGCGCCGCGCACTCAAGGAGGTCTACTCCGCAATGATCGCCGCGACCGAGGCCAAGCGTAAGAAGTAG
- the pcaH gene encoding protocatechuate 3,4-dioxygenase subunit beta produces MRLPHYPEVAGQPSLDCPDYRSTTLRHPTQPLILMPQRLTEVTGPLFGNDRVRDGENDLTRQHAGEAIGQRIIVAGRVLDTNRRPVPSTLVEIWQANAGGRYRHTGDNWPAPLDPNFDGLGRTVTDDQGRYSFTTIKPGAYPWKNHDNAWRPSHIHFSLFGRAFTQRLVTQMYFPDDPLFFQDPIFNAVRDEKVRNRMISRYDHSITQPEWAMGFSFDIVLRGPDKTLFEEEDDDE; encoded by the coding sequence GTGCGTCTGCCCCACTACCCGGAGGTGGCCGGTCAGCCATCACTCGACTGCCCCGACTACCGCAGTACGACGCTGCGTCACCCCACGCAGCCGTTGATCCTGATGCCGCAGCGCCTCACCGAGGTCACCGGCCCCCTGTTCGGCAATGACCGGGTCAGGGACGGCGAGAACGACCTGACCCGGCAGCATGCCGGCGAGGCAATCGGTCAGCGCATCATCGTCGCCGGACGGGTGCTGGACACGAACCGCCGACCGGTACCGAGCACGCTCGTCGAGATCTGGCAGGCGAACGCCGGCGGTCGGTACCGGCATACGGGCGACAACTGGCCGGCACCGCTCGACCCCAACTTCGACGGCCTCGGCCGCACGGTGACCGACGACCAGGGCCGCTACTCGTTCACGACGATCAAACCCGGTGCCTACCCGTGGAAGAACCACGACAACGCCTGGCGGCCGTCGCACATCCACTTCTCGCTGTTCGGGCGCGCCTTCACCCAACGGCTGGTCACCCAGATGTACTTCCCGGACGATCCCCTCTTCTTCCAGGACCCGATCTTCAACGCCGTCCGCGACGAGAAGGTCCGCAACCGGATGATCTCGAGGTACGACCACTCCATCACCCAGCCGGAATGGGCGATGGGCTTCAGCTTCGACATCGTCCTGCGCGGGCCCGACAAGACCCTCTTCGAGGAGGAGGACGACGATGAGTGA
- the erm gene encoding 23S ribosomal RNA methyltransferase Erm, with the protein MPTYRHGRHEHGQNYLTDPRTIRRIIDLVRDTSGPILEIGPGKGALTRPLLGLGRPVHAVEIDARLALMLNQKLAGKAVVTEGDFLKHRIPDHPHVIVGNLPFHQTTAILRHILHAPGWTDAVLLVQWEVARRRAGVGGASMMTAQWSPWFEFTLHGRVSARAFTPSPGVDGGLMTIRRNPEPLISVHERRRFQALVHRVYTGPGRGLAQILARSTVLRSAKRATSWLLGHGLADSDLPKSMSTAAWIDLYRTTGTSPPPSRPSPRRRNRQR; encoded by the coding sequence GTGCCCACCTACCGCCACGGCCGGCACGAGCACGGCCAGAACTACCTCACCGATCCCCGGACGATCCGCCGCATCATCGACCTGGTCCGCGACACGAGCGGTCCGATCCTCGAGATCGGGCCAGGCAAAGGCGCGCTAACCCGGCCCCTCTTGGGCCTCGGTAGACCAGTCCACGCCGTGGAGATCGACGCGCGACTTGCCTTGATGCTCAACCAGAAGCTCGCGGGCAAGGCCGTCGTTACCGAAGGTGACTTCCTCAAGCACAGGATCCCTGATCATCCGCACGTGATCGTCGGGAACCTGCCCTTTCATCAGACCACCGCCATACTGCGCCACATCCTGCACGCGCCCGGGTGGACGGACGCGGTTCTGCTAGTCCAGTGGGAAGTGGCGCGGAGAAGGGCGGGCGTCGGCGGCGCCAGCATGATGACCGCCCAGTGGTCGCCCTGGTTCGAGTTCACGCTGCACGGTCGAGTCTCCGCGCGAGCGTTCACCCCGTCCCCGGGAGTCGACGGAGGCCTGATGACGATCCGGCGCAATCCGGAACCGCTCATCAGCGTGCACGAACGTCGGCGCTTTCAGGCGCTGGTACATCGGGTCTACACAGGACCGGGACGCGGACTCGCGCAGATCCTCGCCCGCAGTACTGTCCTCAGGAGTGCGAAGCGCGCCACTTCGTGGTTGCTCGGCCACGGACTCGCCGACTCCGATCTGCCGAAGTCGATGAGCACTGCGGCGTGGATCGACCTGTACCGCACCACAGGGACATCGCCTCCTCCGTCGCGACCCAGCCCCCGCCGAAGGAACCGGCAGAGATGA
- the pcaC gene encoding 4-carboxymuconolactone decarboxylase — protein MDDEMRRKQGMQVRREVLGDEHVDRANDGITQETARFQDFITRVAWGDVWNSDVIDRRSRSMVTLAVLMALGRDDELAIHIRAAQRNGLSRAEIAEVFLQASIYAGVPAANTALKLLKADPDA, from the coding sequence ATGGACGACGAGATGCGCCGTAAGCAAGGGATGCAGGTGCGCCGCGAGGTCCTAGGCGACGAGCACGTCGACCGGGCGAACGACGGAATCACCCAGGAGACGGCCCGGTTCCAGGACTTCATCACACGGGTCGCGTGGGGAGACGTGTGGAACAGCGACGTCATCGATCGACGGTCGCGATCGATGGTCACCCTCGCTGTGCTGATGGCGCTCGGACGGGACGATGAGCTGGCCATCCACATCAGGGCCGCCCAGCGCAACGGACTGAGTCGCGCCGAGATCGCCGAGGTGTTCCTCCAGGCGTCGATCTATGCCGGCGTTCCCGCCGCCAATACCGCGCTCAAGCTGCTGAAGGCAGACCCGGACGCCTGA
- a CDS encoding ribbon-helix-helix domain-containing protein yields the protein MSLMERRLQVLLDAERYERLAAEADRTGRSVAAIVREAIDLRFPGGSGDPHAALDALLKMTATPGDQPGDGPAEMKAAYGVSLDAKLDRS from the coding sequence ATGTCGCTGATGGAACGCCGGTTGCAGGTGCTTCTGGATGCGGAGCGCTACGAACGGCTCGCTGCCGAGGCCGATCGAACCGGACGCAGCGTGGCCGCGATCGTCCGTGAGGCCATCGATCTGCGTTTCCCGGGTGGCTCCGGCGACCCGCACGCTGCTCTCGATGCGCTCCTGAAGATGACCGCGACGCCTGGTGATCAACCGGGGGACGGTCCGGCCGAGATGAAGGCCGCCTACGGGGTCAGCCTCGATGCCAAGCTCGATCGCTCATGA
- a CDS encoding MFS transporter, producing the protein MSDDQIAPGLRRGYSMGALATGAFGTVPGLLLLPYLTDTLGVSALLAGLIVFLPKAWDVVLSPMVGRWSDHAAVRTGSRRPYLLWGGVALAVSFALLFAGVFTDATGGAWWTAIMYSLCATAVAFFGVPYMAMPAEMTDSYHERTRIQTLRVAFLAVAILISGAGAPAIRNAVGGADGYRVMGFFVATVMLIGVLGAYFGTRNARRATVLFNEGTLWTQLRSVMKVRDFTLLAFSFAIQYVSIGMMLAGVDYIANYYLNSDAGASIIFVLFVGPALITMPLWNRLGQRFGKKTGFMFSTSLMLLGVALNSVVLLGFSPATGKYFAYALVMVVGVGYAGAQVFPVAMLHDTAAVDARRTGVNRIGLFTGVWGAIDTVTMAAGTGMFAVMLAIGNYAPAIGLTPDGPRNPAMTEMILAFTLVPAVFFIISLILLRGYRLTGQDVEIRLSDDDIPAGAGDSSEAVDPVDAGALAPGHYSPHPVVDIDNPR; encoded by the coding sequence ATGTCGGATGACCAGATCGCGCCTGGGCTGCGCCGTGGCTACTCGATGGGCGCCCTCGCGACCGGCGCCTTCGGCACCGTTCCCGGCCTGCTGCTGCTGCCGTACCTGACCGACACGCTCGGCGTCTCGGCGCTGCTCGCGGGGCTCATCGTGTTCCTGCCGAAGGCCTGGGACGTCGTCCTGAGCCCGATGGTTGGCCGGTGGAGCGATCACGCGGCCGTGCGGACCGGCTCGCGGCGTCCCTACCTGCTGTGGGGCGGCGTCGCGCTCGCAGTCAGCTTCGCGCTGCTGTTCGCCGGCGTATTCACCGACGCCACCGGCGGTGCCTGGTGGACGGCGATCATGTACTCGCTGTGCGCGACCGCGGTGGCCTTCTTCGGCGTCCCCTATATGGCGATGCCCGCGGAGATGACCGACAGCTATCACGAGCGGACCCGCATCCAGACGCTGCGGGTGGCCTTCTTGGCCGTCGCGATCCTGATCAGTGGCGCGGGCGCGCCGGCGATCCGCAACGCGGTCGGCGGCGCTGACGGTTATCGCGTCATGGGCTTCTTCGTCGCCACGGTCATGCTGATCGGCGTCCTGGGTGCCTACTTCGGCACCCGCAACGCGCGACGTGCCACGGTGCTGTTCAACGAGGGGACGCTCTGGACGCAGCTGCGCAGCGTGATGAAGGTCCGCGACTTCACCTTGCTGGCGTTCTCGTTCGCGATCCAGTACGTCTCGATCGGCATGATGCTGGCCGGCGTCGACTACATCGCCAACTACTACCTGAACAGCGATGCGGGCGCCTCGATAATCTTCGTGCTGTTCGTCGGGCCGGCGTTGATCACGATGCCGCTGTGGAACCGGCTCGGGCAGCGGTTCGGCAAGAAGACCGGGTTTATGTTCTCCACCAGCCTGATGCTGCTCGGCGTCGCGCTGAACTCCGTCGTCCTGCTCGGTTTCTCGCCGGCGACCGGAAAGTACTTCGCGTATGCGCTCGTGATGGTCGTCGGCGTCGGGTACGCCGGGGCCCAGGTCTTCCCGGTCGCGATGCTGCACGACACGGCTGCAGTCGATGCCCGCCGCACCGGCGTCAACCGGATCGGGCTGTTCACGGGCGTCTGGGGGGCGATCGACACGGTGACGATGGCCGCCGGAACCGGAATGTTCGCCGTCATGCTGGCCATCGGCAACTACGCGCCCGCGATCGGCCTGACCCCAGACGGCCCGCGCAACCCCGCCATGACCGAGATGATCCTCGCCTTCACGCTGGTGCCTGCCGTGTTCTTCATCATCAGCCTGATCCTGCTGCGCGGCTACCGGCTGACGGGGCAGGACGTCGAGATCCGGCTGTCGGATGACGACATTCCGGCTGGTGCCGGCGACTCCAGTGAGGCTGTCGACCCGGTGGACGCCGGCGCGCTCGCACCCGGTCACTACTCGCCACATCCGGTTGTCGACATCGACAATCCCCGCTGA
- a CDS encoding aspartate kinase → MALVVQKYGGSSLENADRIKRVAERIVETRKAGNDVVVVCSAMGDSTDELIDLATQVAPIPPAREMDMLLTAGERISNALVAMAINTLGAEARSFTGSQAGVITDAAHGKAKIIDVTPGRVRQALDDGAIALVMGFQGVSQDTKEITTLGRGGSDTTAVALAAGLKADVCEIYSDVDGVYTADPRIVPDASMREQVCYEEMLEMAASGAKILHLRAVEYARANNIPLRVRSSYTTEPGTLITGFMEDIPMEEAILTGVAHDRGEAKITIVGVEDKPGLSGKIFRVIADAEINIDMVVQNVSEIGTGKTDITFTLPKSDGQTAMEALTKAQSDIGFERVQYDDHIGKLSLVGAGMRSHPGVTATFCEAIAEAGVNIELISTSEIRISALVRDVDLDKAVRALHDAFELGSDAVAEVHAGTGR, encoded by the coding sequence GTGGCGCTGGTCGTGCAGAAGTACGGCGGATCGTCCCTGGAGAACGCCGACCGCATCAAGCGGGTCGCCGAGCGGATCGTCGAGACCCGCAAGGCCGGCAACGACGTCGTCGTCGTCTGCTCCGCGATGGGTGACTCGACCGACGAGCTGATAGACCTCGCCACTCAGGTCGCGCCCATCCCGCCGGCCCGCGAGATGGACATGCTGCTGACTGCCGGCGAGCGGATCTCCAATGCCCTCGTCGCGATGGCGATCAACACCCTCGGCGCCGAGGCTCGTTCCTTCACCGGGTCGCAGGCCGGGGTCATCACGGACGCCGCCCACGGCAAGGCCAAGATCATCGACGTCACCCCAGGGCGGGTCCGGCAGGCGCTGGACGACGGCGCGATCGCCCTGGTGATGGGCTTTCAAGGTGTCTCGCAGGACACCAAGGAGATCACCACCCTCGGCCGCGGCGGCTCCGACACCACCGCTGTCGCGCTCGCGGCGGGGCTCAAGGCCGACGTCTGCGAGATCTACAGCGACGTGGACGGCGTGTACACCGCCGATCCGCGGATCGTCCCGGACGCGTCGATGCGCGAGCAGGTCTGCTACGAGGAGATGCTCGAGATGGCGGCGTCCGGCGCCAAGATCCTGCACCTGCGCGCGGTCGAGTACGCGCGCGCCAACAATATCCCGCTCCGGGTCCGCTCGTCGTACACCACCGAGCCCGGCACCCTCATCACTGGATTCATGGAGGACATCCCGATGGAAGAGGCCATCCTCACCGGCGTCGCGCACGATCGCGGCGAAGCGAAGATCACCATCGTCGGCGTGGAGGACAAGCCGGGCCTGTCCGGGAAGATCTTCCGGGTCATCGCGGACGCCGAGATCAATATCGACATGGTCGTGCAGAACGTCTCGGAGATCGGCACCGGCAAGACCGACATCACCTTCACCCTGCCGAAGTCCGACGGCCAGACCGCCATGGAGGCGCTGACCAAGGCGCAGTCGGACATCGGGTTCGAGCGGGTGCAGTACGACGACCACATCGGCAAGCTGTCGCTGGTCGGCGCGGGCATGCGCTCGCACCCGGGCGTCACCGCCACCTTCTGCGAGGCGATCGCGGAGGCCGGCGTCAACATCGAGCTCATCTCGACCTCCGAGATCCGCATCTCCGCGCTGGTGCGCGACGTCGACCTCGACAAGGCGGTGCGTGCCCTGCACGACGCCTTCGAGCTCGGCAGCGACGCGGTCGCCGAGGTCCACGCAGGAACGGGACGGTAG
- a CDS encoding type II toxin-antitoxin system VapC family toxin, with product MSGWFLDSSVLLLAVGGPHPMREPCRSFLARAAERAERIHLSVEGGQEYLFHRMRRVSRERAIAEFDQLDQTVVWHDFSADILRAARDLVARGHARGRDAVHVATAWAAGFTAIVSSDVDFDGIPGLERITPH from the coding sequence ATGAGCGGCTGGTTCCTCGATTCGTCCGTGCTGCTGCTCGCCGTGGGCGGACCACACCCCATGCGCGAGCCGTGCCGCTCCTTCTTGGCCCGTGCGGCCGAGCGCGCCGAGCGCATTCACCTGAGCGTGGAAGGCGGGCAGGAGTATCTATTCCACCGGATGCGGCGAGTGTCGAGGGAGCGGGCGATCGCCGAGTTCGACCAGCTCGACCAGACCGTGGTCTGGCATGACTTCTCAGCGGACATACTGCGAGCCGCGCGGGATCTCGTGGCCCGGGGACACGCACGCGGCCGCGACGCGGTGCACGTCGCCACCGCGTGGGCCGCTGGGTTCACCGCGATCGTCAGCTCTGACGTGGACTTCGACGGGATTCCCGGACTGGAGCGCATCACTCCGCACTGA
- a CDS encoding alpha/beta fold hydrolase: protein MTSLAPLSPRSQRVPGELIRVGDVHVRVHVTGEGPPLLLVHGLGASLDLWEPLVEELKDEYTIITLDNPGAGASTVPWPAWRMHKYAETLDAVLSELEFDVVDVVGLSFGGMICQEFAFKYPHRIRRLVLAGTSAGIGATFGNPLAISVLATPLRYYSRTYMATVAPFLYGGTADGGSKLVQRQSDLRHKMRPSIPGYFAQLATASTFSSAWFLQHIRVPTMVLAGAEDPITNTLSCGFLAAMIPDAEYAEVEGGGHLFLMERPAISAAILRDWFERTPREDDQSY from the coding sequence ATGACTTCACTCGCACCGCTCTCCCCCCGCAGCCAGCGCGTTCCCGGCGAGCTGATTCGCGTCGGCGATGTGCATGTGCGGGTACACGTCACGGGGGAGGGCCCACCGCTACTGCTGGTGCACGGGCTGGGAGCAAGCCTGGACCTCTGGGAGCCACTCGTCGAGGAGCTCAAGGACGAGTACACGATCATCACGCTGGACAACCCCGGCGCCGGCGCGTCGACGGTGCCCTGGCCGGCGTGGCGGATGCACAAGTACGCCGAGACCCTCGACGCGGTGCTCAGCGAGCTGGAGTTCGACGTCGTGGACGTCGTCGGACTGTCGTTCGGCGGCATGATCTGCCAGGAATTCGCCTTCAAGTACCCGCACCGGATCCGCCGACTGGTGCTGGCCGGTACCTCGGCGGGCATCGGCGCCACATTCGGCAATCCGCTGGCAATCTCGGTGCTGGCCACCCCGCTTCGCTACTACTCGCGGACCTACATGGCCACCGTCGCGCCGTTCCTCTACGGCGGTACCGCGGACGGCGGCAGCAAGCTGGTGCAGCGCCAGAGCGACCTGCGACACAAGATGCGCCCGTCGATCCCCGGCTACTTCGCCCAGCTCGCGACCGCCTCGACCTTCAGCAGTGCGTGGTTCCTGCAGCACATCCGAGTCCCCACGATGGTGCTGGCCGGCGCGGAGGACCCGATCACGAACACCCTGAGCTGTGGGTTCCTCGCGGCGATGATCCCGGATGCCGAGTACGCCGAGGTCGAGGGCGGCGGGCACCTGTTCCTGATGGAGCGCCCCGCGATCTCCGCGGCGATCCTGCGCGACTGGTTCGAGCGGACCCCGCGCGAGGACGACCAGAGCTACTAG
- a CDS encoding lyase family protein, whose amino-acid sequence MSYNDEQVQAGWDVRPYGGVLDYLPGDPEVDGALNDASFFTHIATFEASVARAQGNHDVIPAASADVIADAVARLKPDLARIGLLAEASATPVVEIVAQIRAAVGEPHARYVHRGLTSQDCIDTAFSGMQARALEIVGPRLALVIGRLSRVAEAHVGTPMVARTLGQAASPITYGWKVCGWIEGLEQAALNLGRIRDLLAVQVGGAAGDIAGLGANPHQLIGEIADAMELQPPRMPWHTERSRVLQAASGCVQVINACAKIAVDVISMTSTEVGELMLGRDPRQARRGGSSAMPHKRNPAAAILIRSASTQAAGMLSTIAASGVQEHERAAGAWQAEWRPLRELAHLMGGVSLELALLEQDLDVDAERMAENLRRAGVGEDTSAAQQRCREYLQRFKD is encoded by the coding sequence TTGAGCTATAACGACGAGCAGGTGCAGGCCGGTTGGGACGTCCGGCCGTACGGCGGCGTCCTCGACTACCTGCCCGGCGATCCGGAGGTCGACGGCGCGCTGAACGACGCCTCGTTCTTCACGCATATAGCCACTTTCGAGGCCTCCGTGGCCCGCGCGCAGGGGAACCACGACGTGATCCCGGCGGCGTCGGCGGACGTCATCGCCGACGCGGTGGCCCGGCTGAAGCCAGACCTGGCGCGCATCGGGCTGCTCGCGGAGGCCTCCGCGACTCCGGTGGTCGAGATAGTCGCCCAGATCAGGGCAGCCGTAGGAGAACCGCACGCGCGTTATGTGCACCGCGGTCTCACCAGTCAGGACTGCATCGACACGGCCTTCTCAGGGATGCAGGCGCGTGCGCTGGAGATCGTCGGTCCGCGACTCGCGCTCGTCATCGGGCGGCTCTCTCGGGTGGCCGAGGCGCACGTCGGAACGCCGATGGTGGCCCGCACTCTTGGTCAGGCCGCCTCCCCAATTACCTATGGCTGGAAGGTGTGCGGCTGGATCGAGGGTCTGGAGCAGGCGGCGCTCAACCTCGGCCGCATCCGCGATCTGCTCGCGGTCCAGGTCGGTGGCGCAGCCGGCGACATCGCCGGTCTGGGCGCGAACCCCCACCAGCTGATCGGTGAGATCGCTGACGCTATGGAGCTGCAGCCGCCGCGCATGCCGTGGCACACGGAACGTTCCCGCGTCCTGCAAGCGGCGTCCGGTTGTGTGCAGGTGATCAACGCGTGCGCGAAGATCGCGGTCGATGTCATCTCGATGACCTCCACCGAGGTGGGCGAGCTGATGCTGGGCCGCGACCCGCGGCAGGCGCGGCGCGGCGGATCGTCGGCCATGCCACATAAACGCAATCCAGCTGCAGCAATCCTGATCCGGTCGGCGTCCACTCAGGCGGCGGGGATGCTCTCGACGATCGCGGCGTCCGGTGTGCAGGAGCATGAGCGGGCCGCCGGTGCTTGGCAGGCAGAATGGCGGCCACTGCGCGAGCTGGCGCACCTGATGGGCGGCGTATCGCTCGAGCTCGCACTGCTTGAGCAGGACCTCGACGTCGACGCCGAACGGATGGCCGAGAACCTTCGCCGTGCGGGCGTCGGCGAGGACACATCGGCTGCACAGCAGCGATGCCGCGAATACCTACAGCGATTCAAGGATTGA
- the pcaG gene encoding protocatechuate 3,4-dioxygenase subunit alpha, whose amino-acid sequence MSEFSYEIDRSYPTDFGITPSQTVGPYLHIGLTWDDGAAVVPEGTSGAITIRGTVYDGNHEPIGDAMIETWQADATGAFAHPDVPAPAVRLQPDGFRGFGRSDTRKDGQFEIRTIKPGRVDDEQAPHIDVSVFARGMINRCVTRIYFADEESANAVDPLLSQVPEDRRRTLIAEQEGDHLRFDIHLQGDEETVFFEL is encoded by the coding sequence ATGAGTGAGTTCAGCTACGAGATCGACCGCAGTTACCCGACCGACTTCGGCATCACCCCTTCGCAGACCGTCGGCCCCTACCTGCACATCGGCCTGACGTGGGACGACGGCGCCGCCGTCGTCCCCGAAGGGACGTCGGGCGCGATCACAATCCGCGGCACCGTGTACGACGGCAACCACGAGCCCATCGGCGATGCGATGATCGAGACCTGGCAGGCCGACGCGACCGGCGCGTTCGCGCACCCCGACGTCCCGGCGCCGGCCGTGCGGCTGCAACCGGACGGATTCCGGGGCTTCGGACGCAGCGATACCCGCAAGGACGGCCAGTTCGAGATTCGCACCATCAAACCGGGTCGGGTGGACGACGAGCAGGCCCCGCACATCGACGTGTCGGTGTTCGCCCGCGGCATGATCAACCGGTGCGTCACCCGGATCTACTTCGCGGACGAGGAGTCCGCGAACGCCGTCGACCCACTACTGTCACAGGTGCCGGAGGATCGTCGCCGCACTCTCATCGCCGAGCAAGAAGGTGACCACCTTCGCTTCGACATCCACCTCCAGGGCGACGAGGAGACGGTCTTCTTTGAGCTATAA